From a single Bacillus marinisedimentorum genomic region:
- the pyrF gene encoding orotidine-5'-phosphate decarboxylase, translated as MEQSLIVALDFSGQKETADFLRKFKHEPLFVKVGMELFYKEGPAVMEMLKQDGHRIFLDLKLHDIPNTVYRAMKNLAALGADMVNVHAAGGSSMMEHAVEGLEAGTPAGTDRPSCIAVTQLTSTDEHMLFHELQIQRPLEEVVLHYAGLAQRSGLDGVVCSVHESASISKSFGREFIKVTPGIRPAGSGAGDQKRIAMPHEAKKAGSTAIVVGRAITQADDPVSAYQSIKKEWMGYDE; from the coding sequence ATGGAACAGTCCCTCATTGTTGCACTTGATTTTTCCGGCCAAAAAGAAACGGCTGATTTTTTACGCAAGTTTAAGCATGAGCCTCTTTTTGTGAAAGTCGGGATGGAATTGTTTTACAAGGAAGGGCCGGCTGTTATGGAGATGCTTAAACAGGATGGGCACCGTATATTTTTGGACTTGAAGCTTCATGATATTCCGAATACGGTTTACAGAGCCATGAAAAATCTTGCTGCACTTGGGGCTGACATGGTTAACGTCCATGCTGCAGGGGGAAGCAGCATGATGGAACATGCTGTCGAAGGTCTGGAAGCCGGCACCCCCGCTGGTACAGACCGTCCCAGCTGTATTGCCGTCACACAGCTGACAAGCACCGATGAGCATATGCTTTTTCATGAACTCCAGATCCAAAGACCGCTTGAGGAAGTTGTCCTTCATTATGCAGGTCTTGCGCAAAGGAGCGGATTGGACGGCGTCGTTTGCTCTGTACATGAGTCCGCTTCTATAAGCAAGTCATTCGGACGGGAATTCATAAAGGTGACCCCGGGCATACGGCCGGCCGGAAGCGGAGCCGGGGACCAAAAACGAATCGCTATGCCCCATGAAGCAAAAAAGGCCGGCAGCACGGCGATTGTAGTAGGACGTGCGATTACACAAGCGGACGACCCGGTTTCCGCTTATCAGTCGATTAAAAAGGAATGGATGGGATACGATGAGTAA